The segment CGCTGCGCCCTGCCCCTACCAGCCCGGCAACGCCGAGGATCTCACCGCGTCGGACGCTAAAGCTGATCTCCTGAAACACGCCTTTACGTTGCAGATTGCGCACCGTCAGCACATCCTGACCGATGTCGTTATTGAATTTTGGAAAGAGCTGGGTAAGTTCTCTTCCTACCATCTGCGTAATCAGCGACTGGCGGCTGTAGCTGGCGGTCGTATCGCTGCCCACCCAGGCGCCATCGCGAAAGACGCTGACCTCATCGGTAATGGAAAAAATCTCATCCATTTTATGGCTGATATAGATGATGGCCTTACCCTGTGCCCGAAGGTCGCGAATGATGGTGAACAGGTGCGACACCTCCGTTTCGGTTAAGGCCGAAGTGGGTTCGTCCATAATCACCACGTCGGCATTCCATGAAACGGCCCTGGCAATCTCCACCATCTGCTGTGAGGCAATACTCAAATCACCCACCATCTTTTCCGGCGTCAGGCGGATATTCAGCTTGCTCAACAGATCGCGGGTCAGCTTATTGAGCTGGCGATGATTGACGAAGCCATACTTCATCGGTTCACGGCCCAGCCAGATGTTTTCTGCCACCGTCATATGCGGCACCAGGTTTAGCTCCTGATGGATCATCGAAATACCCGAACGCAGCGCGTCGAGCGTATCGTTGAACTGCACCGGCTCCCCTTTGACGCGGATAATCCCGTTATCGGGACGATATATCCCGATCAGGCATTTCATTAAGGTGGATTTCCCCGCGCCATTTTCGCCCATCAGTGCATGGACGCTTCCCGGTTTAACGCGCAGAGAGACATTATCTAACGCCCTCACGCCGGGGAAAAACTTGCTGATGCCTTCGGCCTCAAGCGCATATGCGGACATTTTTCACCTCCGGACAACAGGGTTATTTCTGATTGAGGCTGATAAATTTGGCCATATTGTCTTTGGTGATCAGCTGGTAGGGAATGTCGACCACCTTCTGCACCTTCTCGCCGTTTGCGAGGCTGATAGCCGTTTTTACTGCGCCCTCACCCTGACCTTTGGCATCCTGGAAGACCGTCGCCACCATTTTTCCATTTTTGATCATCTGTAGCGCATCGGGGGTGCCGTCGACGCCGGCGATAAGGATATGGTTGGCATTTTTACCGAGCGCCTGGAGCGCGCCAATCGCCATTTCATCGTTGTTTGAGGCGATAGCCTGGATATCGTCTCCGGCGGTTAGCCAGTTGCTGACCACGTCCACCGCATCGTTGCGCATAAATTTCGCCGTCTGCGCCTGCACCACCTTCAGGCCGGGATACTTCGCTATCACGGCTTTAACGCCTTTGGTGCGTTCACGGGTGGATTCATTAGCCAGGTCGCCCATCAGAATGGCGACGTTGCCTTTGAAATTCAGGTCCTTAGCGAGCGCCTCCATTTGCAGACGGCCTGCAAGCTCGGAGTCAGAGCCGACATAGGCCATTTTTCCGGTTAGCTCTGCGGAGGGACGGCGGTTAACGAAAATCAGCGGAACGCCCGCTTTGCTGGCCTGGTCCATAATCGGCTTAACGGCATTGGTGTCGACCGGATTAACGATGATGGCGTCTACCCCCTGGCCGATAAAGTTCTGCACCTGCTGAAGCTGCTGGGAAACATCGCCTTTGGCATCTTCGATTTGCGCCTTAACGTTATCCTTCTGCAACTCTTTCTGCATCGCGGTGCGCACGATGGTCAGGAAGTTGTCATCAAATAACGCCATCGAGACCCCAATCTGCAGGTCTTTGGCAAAGCCCGCGACCGGTAACATACACACTAACAGCGACGCTAAAATCGTTTTTTTCACTTTCATAACTCAGCCCTTTTATCGTTAGTATGCGCAGGCGGGTCGGACGTCGAATGAAAAATATCTTTTACATTCACACAACTTCACCAACGGCATTAGTTAATTTCACAGCCAAAACTATCTGGAAAAACAGCACGTTTTCTTTAAACCATTCATACCTCATCTTCTGTTGAATTAGAAGGTTAAACCAAATCTGCGGACACCTAACGAGTTAACCCGCGGTATTAATAGCAAGATAAGTTTATTTATTTCATAAATTGACTATTTGAAATTTTCACCATCAAAACACTGGAACGCGCGTTTTAAAATAATCAAACAACAAAATTTTGACATACCTCTAACATCGGCGCGGTAATTGATTTAAATTGAGATCTGGCGCAAGAGATTGCGCGTTATCCTGAAGGCAGGAAGGGGCTAACGGATGAGAAAGAGAGCAGATCGTTGATTTTGCCAGCAAACGCACCATAAAGGTGAAATCGGGCTTTGACATTCCCCTGGGCCATCGTTAATATGCGCCCCGTTGAAACAATTCCTCTGTAGTTCAGTCGGTAGAACGGCGGACTGTTAATCCGTATGTCACTGGTTCGAGTCCAGTCAGAGGAGCCATATTAAAGAAACCAGATGTCTACTGACGTCTGGTTTTTTGCTTTTTAGTCAGGCAGTTATTCTCTCTCCCTTGTTCGACAACGTCCTTCAAAGCGCGGCACCATCCACCCGCATTTGCTGGCACTTCCGGTTCTCCGTTTTGTACACTCATACGGAGAACGGTCCTGTGTGGCGCTCACTGATATAAAAAATAAGAAATGCAAAGCATTACGGGAAAGCCATCAAGCGCACGGATGGTTCTGGTATGTACCTGCTTGTTCATCCCAACGGCTCAAAATACTGGCGTATGCAATATCTTTTTGCCGGTAAGCAAAAAACCCTGGCGTCAGGCGTACATCCTGCCCTCTCTCTATCTGATGCCATGTAACACCGTGACGTGGCGAAAAAAACTGCTGGCGAAACGAAAGGTTCCGACCCTTTGGTTAGGAAGCAGGACGAGAAGTGCGAAAACAGCGGGGCCTTTTTATTTGAAGCAGTTGCCAGACAATGGCATGCGGGCAATTAGAAATGGTCAGAAGAGTACAAAAATAAAATCCTCGGCGCTCTGGAAATATATCTTTTTCCGGTTATTTGAAGGATACCACGAGTTTTCAGAACGCATTGACAATTGCCGTGGAAGATTACTTACCCGGCTGGCAGTGAAACTTACCCTGCTGACCTTTATTCGTTCCAGGGAACTCCGTTTTGCAAGATGGTCAGAAATTGATTTTGAAAAATCGTTATGGACAATACCAGTAACGGTGTTCACGTCAAGATTATCCGAGGTCAGAGTTGTGCTTTTGCTGTTGGATGGGCTTAGAACCCCACTCAGAGAAGATAATGAGGAATTAATCGACTGCCCCACCTTCCCTGTTATGTCGTTCAGTTGCTGACAGCCTGCGAGGGTGAAAGTGGCAGAGACGTATAGAGCCTTAATCGTTTTTTTCATTTTAAATAACCTGTACAGGATCATAAAATACTCACTGAACTGATATCTTCATTCAGAACAGTGAGTGATGGTGTTTTTCCCCTGATGTTGGCGTAGCCATTAACGTGCGGTCGGACGAACCCAACTGATTTTATCTTTGGTTTTAAATTTCAAAATTAGCAATAGGCCAAGCATTAAAGCGGGCAAAGTAATCACCATTACCGGCGTGGATTTGGTCAAATAAGCCATAAAAAATCCCGCAGGAATGCCAATAATCGTTCCAACGGCTACCAGCCCCTTCATGGTCTGCTGACTGACGTAGCCGTTAACTCTCTCAGCACCACAGCCCCTGCATACCGAAACATGCTCCTGGACATCTGTACCGCAAAACGGATATTCAAACATATTCTTCTTATCAACCCGAACACTCTAAGTAATTGATATTATTGACCTAAAGAATGAGGCTGTCATACCGTTTTTATCGACCAAATTGATATGCAAAAAAATAGCTATAATCTATCAAATAATTAATATACATCGATATAAACAATTAATCACCGATCGATTGGCGACCCTTTAATCGTTAATATCTATCAAAATAGATATATAGATCGATTTTGCAGATCAATAAGTTAATGAAATGTGTGATTAATTGACTGATTTTTTCCTAAAAAGCTCGCACTTTGAACACATTGAGTCCGAAGCACCTTACTATGATGTTGAGTCATGCTGTCATTACGGATAGGGTAAAGGCAT is part of the Erwinia sp. HDF1-3R genome and harbors:
- a CDS encoding sugar ABC transporter ATP-binding protein, translated to MSAYALEAEGISKFFPGVRALDNVSLRVKPGSVHALMGENGAGKSTLMKCLIGIYRPDNGIIRVKGEPVQFNDTLDALRSGISMIHQELNLVPHMTVAENIWLGREPMKYGFVNHRQLNKLTRDLLSKLNIRLTPEKMVGDLSIASQQMVEIARAVSWNADVVIMDEPTSALTETEVSHLFTIIRDLRAQGKAIIYISHKMDEIFSITDEVSVFRDGAWVGSDTTASYSRQSLITQMVGRELTQLFPKFNNDIGQDVLTVRNLQRKGVFQEISFSVRRGEILGVAGLVGAGRSEVMESLFGMTHIDGGEILIDGVPVTIDSPSTAIDKGLAFLTEDRKKSGLFLVLSVMENMSIVNMPEYSSRGGFVSHMQMAKDCMEQIRRLNIKTPTMDQIINNLSGGNQQKVLIARWLLAQPKVLILDEPTRGIDVGAKAEIYRLISELANRGVAIVMVSSELPEILGMSDRVMVMHAGRITGILSKEDADQETILSLASE
- a CDS encoding sugar ABC transporter substrate-binding protein, with product MKVKKTILASLLVCMLPVAGFAKDLQIGVSMALFDDNFLTIVRTAMQKELQKDNVKAQIEDAKGDVSQQLQQVQNFIGQGVDAIIVNPVDTNAVKPIMDQASKAGVPLIFVNRRPSAELTGKMAYVGSDSELAGRLQMEALAKDLNFKGNVAILMGDLANESTRERTKGVKAVIAKYPGLKVVQAQTAKFMRNDAVDVVSNWLTAGDDIQAIASNNDEMAIGALQALGKNANHILIAGVDGTPDALQMIKNGKMVATVFQDAKGQGEGAVKTAISLANGEKVQKVVDIPYQLITKDNMAKFISLNQK